The Sulfurospirillum halorespirans DSM 13726 genome has a window encoding:
- the amrS gene encoding AmmeMemoRadiSam system radical SAM enzyme yields the protein MNYFKAEGSRLVCLLCAHYCHLKEGQRGICGVNQNVEGTIKNLVYGFPVTLHVDPVEKKPLYHFLPDTRALSLGTIGCNFVCPFCQNWSISQEKTLHVKEFIAPEQIIEMALKYECASIAYTYNEPTIFYPYAHDIALLAHERGIKNIFVTNGFESHEVIDDMKGIIDAANVDLKSFNHDYYKKELGGGLETVLENLKQFKRNGIWIEVTTLIVPSKNDSDAELGAIASFIAKELGEETPWHISAFHPDYHEHSLSATPIETLKRAETLGKAAGLKHIYIGNAGLENPTRCVTCNAVLIKRYRFDVMENHLIEDARCPTCKTKLAGVFDE from the coding sequence ATGAACTACTTTAAAGCGGAAGGTTCACGTCTGGTTTGTTTGCTCTGCGCGCATTACTGCCATCTTAAAGAGGGACAACGTGGCATCTGTGGTGTGAATCAAAACGTGGAAGGCACCATCAAAAATCTGGTTTACGGCTTTCCTGTGACGTTACATGTAGACCCCGTGGAGAAAAAACCACTCTACCATTTTTTGCCCGATACCAGAGCGCTTTCACTTGGAACCATCGGCTGTAACTTCGTCTGTCCTTTTTGTCAAAACTGGAGTATTTCCCAAGAAAAAACGTTACATGTAAAAGAGTTTATCGCCCCTGAGCAAATCATAGAGATGGCACTCAAATACGAATGTGCCTCCATCGCCTACACCTACAATGAACCGACCATTTTTTACCCATACGCCCACGACATCGCTCTTTTGGCGCATGAGAGGGGTATTAAAAACATCTTCGTTACCAATGGTTTTGAATCCCACGAAGTCATTGATGACATGAAAGGTATCATCGACGCGGCCAATGTCGATCTGAAATCGTTCAACCACGATTACTACAAAAAAGAGCTTGGAGGAGGGCTTGAAACGGTTTTGGAAAACCTCAAACAGTTTAAACGAAACGGCATCTGGATCGAAGTGACCACGCTGATCGTTCCATCCAAAAACGATTCAGACGCAGAGCTAGGCGCCATCGCTTCGTTTATCGCCAAAGAGTTGGGAGAAGAGACTCCGTGGCACATCAGCGCGTTTCATCCCGATTATCACGAACACTCCCTTTCCGCCACACCCATAGAGACGCTCAAACGCGCCGAAACACTCGGCAAAGCAGCAGGACTCAAACACATCTACATCGGCAATGCCGGACTTGAAAACCCAACACGGTGCGTTACATGTAACGCGGTTTTGATTAAGCGCTACCGCTTTGATGTGATGGAAAATCATCTGATCGAAGATGCGCGCTGTCCTACATGTAAAACCAAACTCGCAGGAGTTTTTGATGAATAA
- the amrA gene encoding AmmeMemoRadiSam system protein A: MQNVILAIAKQAIKDGLEHTSTIDTKTLLERYPEFSNPKATFVTLTLDGQLRGCIGSLIAHRPFLDDLIHNAKAAAFDDPRFYPLSSEEFLHVSIEVSLLSAPKSVEYSDTTDLKSKITVGEDGIILQKGARKATFLPQVWEQLPTFELFFSHLCQKAGLEAHCVESHPDISRYRVEKVK, encoded by the coding sequence ATGCAAAACGTGATCCTAGCTATTGCAAAACAGGCCATCAAAGACGGCTTGGAGCACACTTCCACCATTGATACAAAAACGTTATTAGAACGCTACCCCGAATTTTCCAACCCCAAAGCGACGTTTGTGACGCTCACTCTTGATGGGCAGCTTCGTGGCTGCATCGGCTCACTCATCGCGCATCGTCCTTTTTTAGACGACCTGATCCACAACGCTAAAGCCGCCGCATTTGATGACCCGCGTTTTTATCCGCTGAGTTCGGAAGAGTTTTTACATGTAAGCATTGAAGTCTCGCTTTTGAGTGCGCCAAAAAGCGTTGAATACAGCGATACAACAGATCTCAAATCCAAAATCACCGTTGGGGAAGATGGCATCATTCTTCAAAAAGGAGCGCGAAAAGCGACCTTTTTACCCCAAGTTTGGGAGCAACTGCCTACGTTTGAGCTCTTTTTTTCCCATCTCTGCCAAAAAGCAGGGCTGGAGGCACATTGCGTAGAAAGCCATCCTGACATTTCACGTTATAGGGTTGAAAAGGTGAAATAA
- a CDS encoding AraC family transcriptional regulator has protein sequence MESTERHRRQSASGEIYTLLKAQLRYTFAMKTTLLSDTAFENIADSTSSFSCHFHDTYTIGLTHHGMFTSLHEHKITQAYERSARIINPGEIHGGDSHAWQYTNFYPSIELLSTLYEQMYGEKKMPIFEKHIIQDDELYARLLLFFQAVYANETELLLESKLIDALSYLIAHYAHQTSPYPFTCKDSKGISMAVEYIHDNIASDISLDALAGTAKVSKYHFLRLFKNHTGLTPHQYIIAERICKAKTLVLEGESLSLAGLHAGFSDQSHFIRTFRKIYGYSPKTLLQKSNFILYT, from the coding sequence GTGGAATCGACTGAGCGGCATCGAAGGCAAAGCGCAAGCGGTGAAATTTACACGCTATTAAAAGCACAATTGCGTTATACTTTTGCCATGAAAACCACGTTACTCAGCGACACGGCGTTTGAAAATATCGCCGATTCGACCAGTAGTTTTTCTTGCCACTTTCACGACACTTACACGATTGGGCTAACGCACCATGGCATGTTTACGTCGCTTCATGAGCATAAAATCACCCAAGCCTATGAGCGTTCGGCGCGCATCATTAACCCTGGCGAAATTCACGGTGGGGATTCTCACGCGTGGCAATACACCAATTTTTACCCCAGTATTGAGCTTTTAAGCACGCTGTATGAGCAGATGTACGGCGAGAAAAAGATGCCGATTTTTGAGAAACACATCATCCAAGATGATGAACTTTACGCTCGATTACTCCTCTTTTTTCAAGCCGTTTATGCCAATGAAACGGAACTGCTTTTGGAGTCCAAACTCATCGACGCACTCTCCTATCTCATCGCGCATTACGCGCATCAAACCTCGCCTTATCCTTTTACATGTAAAGATTCCAAAGGGATCTCTATGGCTGTGGAGTACATTCATGACAACATCGCTTCTGACATTAGTTTGGACGCACTTGCGGGAACAGCAAAGGTGAGCAAGTACCATTTTCTCAGGCTTTTTAAAAACCATACAGGGCTCACCCCGCACCAATACATCATCGCGGAGCGCATCTGCAAAGCCAAAACGCTCGTACTCGAAGGCGAATCATTAAGCCTTGCAGGACTGCATGCAGGCTTTAGCGACCAGTCGCATTTCATCCGCACGTTTCGCAAAATTTACGGCTATTCACCCAAAACACTGCTTCAAAAAAGCAATTTTATTCTATACACCTGA
- a CDS encoding DMT family transporter yields MAHKNLFFFLLFIAMLAWGGSWVNVKILGHYISAYEMIFLRFGITAITMVPIIIWLKHSFKIDLKSFGLVVLVALALIFYNKYYYLGTKFGTASLGGAMVTTMIPILTFVLLALMGVKKVSSKDLFALGLGAVGVLTMLHIWTFDLAHILLIQNLYFIIAAFLWAVLTIISSKSTKISPIVFTFYMYIMSVVLDWVLFVDVSTLPFETFDGIFWINILLISLAASTFANTIFFLGIEKLGAAEVSSFVFLVPFSAIGLSAIFLDEKVDLFIILGTVLTLFAVKMLNNITILKRRRKSVE; encoded by the coding sequence ATGGCACATAAAAATCTTTTCTTTTTTTTACTCTTCATCGCGATGCTTGCATGGGGTGGTTCGTGGGTGAACGTGAAAATTTTAGGGCATTATATCAGTGCGTATGAGATGATCTTTTTGCGCTTTGGCATCACCGCCATTACGATGGTTCCCATCATTATTTGGCTGAAACATTCATTCAAAATTGACCTCAAAAGCTTTGGGTTGGTCGTCTTAGTCGCCCTTGCGTTGATCTTTTATAACAAATACTATTACCTTGGAACGAAGTTTGGTACCGCTTCCTTGGGTGGTGCGATGGTGACCACAATGATTCCCATCTTAACCTTTGTTTTACTCGCTTTGATGGGGGTTAAAAAGGTGAGTTCTAAAGATTTGTTTGCCCTTGGTTTAGGGGCTGTGGGTGTTTTGACGATGTTGCATATTTGGACGTTTGATCTCGCGCACATTTTGCTGATTCAAAATCTCTATTTTATTATCGCTGCTTTTTTGTGGGCGGTTTTGACGATTATCAGCTCCAAATCAACGAAGATTTCGCCGATTGTTTTTACGTTTTACATGTACATTATGTCCGTTGTGCTGGATTGGGTTTTGTTTGTGGATGTGAGTACTTTGCCATTTGAGACGTTTGATGGCATTTTTTGGATTAACATACTGTTGATCTCCCTCGCCGCTTCCACCTTTGCCAATACCATTTTCTTCCTAGGCATTGAAAAATTAGGCGCAGCCGAGGTGAGTTCTTTTGTCTTTTTGGTACCGTTTTCCGCCATTGGACTGAGCGCCATTTTCTTAGACGAGAAAGTGGATCTTTTTATCATACTAGGAACAGTTTTAACGCTTTTTGCGGTCAAAATGCTCAATAATATTACAATTTTAAAGCGACGCCGAAAAAGCGTTGAATAG
- a CDS encoding YqiA/YcfP family alpha/beta fold hydrolase, which yields MIIYIHGFGSSGEASKAKLLRAYCQEKGIAFIAPSLPTIPDLAINTLSELIESYQEPVYLMGSSLGGYYALYLSDKYNLKAVLINPAVNASETLERAIGHGVNYYDNSTYEWNESHLEMLESYEIEEPNLENILLLLQKGDEVLDYEEALDFLEGAKMVVEEGGNHSFEGLDRHFTTIQRFFGVALKL from the coding sequence ATGATTATCTACATTCACGGATTTGGTTCCAGTGGCGAGGCAAGTAAAGCAAAACTGCTTCGTGCGTATTGCCAAGAAAAGGGCATTGCTTTCATTGCGCCATCGTTGCCAACGATTCCTGATCTTGCGATTAACACGCTTAGTGAACTGATCGAATCGTATCAAGAGCCAGTGTATCTTATGGGCTCATCCCTTGGTGGTTATTATGCGCTCTACTTGAGCGATAAATACAACCTCAAAGCCGTGCTGATTAACCCTGCGGTGAATGCGTCTGAAACGCTTGAGCGCGCCATTGGACATGGGGTTAATTACTACGATAACAGCACGTACGAATGGAATGAGTCACATCTTGAGATGCTTGAAAGCTATGAAATCGAAGAGCCAAATCTTGAAAATATTTTACTCTTACTTCAAAAAGGTGATGAGGTCTTAGACTACGAAGAGGCGCTTGATTTTTTAGAGGGAGCAAAGATGGTTGTCGAAGAAGGTGGCAATCACAGCTTTGAAGGGCTGGATCGCCATTTTACAACTATTCAACGCTTTTTCGGCGTCGCTTTAAAATTGTAA
- a CDS encoding NAD(P)/FAD-dependent oxidoreductase, whose protein sequence is MEKNRLNSHYDVIIVGSGPAGLGAAFKLAENTQHSILLIEKKKISSGGLRNDCKQNYTYPVGFPCEHWSKEEADELLKEVASHLNPTIEAKINIEKYAARAKKIGVEILSIDQAHVGTDKSSELIGNLIDALKVLHVNVALKTEVHSIHAKKKTISLEDGTYISFNHLILAPGRADYDWLQEQMDTLGVPYSDNIVDIGVRIETKEENYPIVRDYYDPKILFPGKVRTFCTNSGCAHIVREKYKGYYSVNGHSLSRENERNNLVNFAMLKTIRLTEPVVSGQQFGKILGEMVMQLSGGSVIMQRVGDFRMGARSKAETFNNDLYDFEPTLKSAVAGDLSLCMPAKILRDIWKSLKMLDTIIPGVLHPSTIIYYPEIKTYSNKPAFIDKHFCVKEGYYIIGDGAGTSRGITAAWASGIRAAHGIIKENI, encoded by the coding sequence ATGGAAAAAAACAGACTCAACTCACATTATGATGTCATCATCGTAGGCTCAGGACCCGCAGGGCTAGGTGCAGCGTTTAAGCTTGCTGAAAACACGCAACACTCCATTTTACTGATCGAAAAAAAGAAGATAAGCTCAGGAGGCTTGCGCAACGACTGCAAGCAAAACTACACGTATCCTGTGGGTTTTCCGTGTGAGCATTGGAGCAAAGAAGAGGCGGATGAGTTGCTCAAAGAGGTCGCTTCTCATCTAAACCCTACGATTGAAGCAAAAATTAACATTGAAAAATACGCGGCACGTGCGAAAAAAATTGGGGTTGAAATCCTCAGTATCGACCAAGCGCATGTGGGAACTGACAAATCCTCAGAGCTGATTGGGAACTTGATTGATGCGCTCAAAGTCTTACATGTAAACGTTGCACTTAAAACAGAAGTGCACAGCATTCACGCCAAGAAGAAAACCATCTCGCTTGAAGATGGCACATATATCTCCTTTAATCACCTCATTTTAGCCCCTGGCCGTGCCGATTATGATTGGTTGCAAGAGCAGATGGACACACTTGGTGTGCCCTACAGTGACAATATCGTGGACATTGGCGTTCGGATCGAAACCAAAGAGGAAAATTACCCCATCGTGCGGGATTATTATGACCCTAAGATTCTCTTTCCTGGGAAGGTGCGCACCTTTTGTACCAACTCAGGGTGTGCACACATCGTGCGTGAAAAATACAAAGGCTACTACTCAGTCAATGGTCATTCGCTCTCGCGTGAAAATGAACGCAACAATTTGGTCAATTTTGCGATGCTCAAAACCATTCGCCTCACCGAGCCCGTGGTCAGCGGTCAGCAGTTTGGAAAGATTTTGGGCGAGATGGTGATGCAACTCAGCGGAGGCTCTGTCATCATGCAACGGGTGGGGGATTTTCGCATGGGAGCACGCTCTAAGGCGGAGACGTTTAACAACGATTTGTACGACTTTGAACCCACCTTGAAAAGTGCGGTTGCAGGGGATTTGTCTTTGTGTATGCCCGCAAAAATCTTACGAGACATCTGGAAATCGCTCAAGATGCTTGACACCATCATCCCCGGCGTCCTTCACCCTTCAACCATCATTTATTACCCCGAAATTAAAACCTACTCGAATAAACCAGCGTTTATTGATAAACACTTTTGTGTCAAAGAGGGCTACTACATCATCGGAGACGGAGCAGGAACCAGCAGAGGCATCACCGCCGCGTGGGCTTCAGGCATTCGCGCCGCACACGGTATTATAAAGGAGAACATATGA
- a CDS encoding molybdopterin oxidoreductase family protein, protein MEHVEVIDSVCTYCGVGCDIAANVKDNKIQSIFAHPEGVVSEGNLCVKGKYGFEFVDAPDRLRIPRIRKRFLAQNPTIYEAIALHVKELDETWVETTLNAATTAAAMKLQEIQAKYGRTSVCSIGGARTSCESSYLLQKFTRHTLNSPHVDNCARICHSPSLKGMRTTIGEGAATNPYNDIYNAEFMIVFGSNTTEAHPIISNRIVDVAGKHDNLAVFDVREITLHRFAKYKGIIPHEANLLVLNMMAYVIITEELYNEHFLSDRTKGFESFKAKILNDPYANPKYFEHIEGYENLSKLIPKVAREYALKRSMIFWGLGITEHIDGSYAVMAITHLALMTGNIGKQGAGLMPLRGQNNVQGACDMGMLPYYDPDYQTPKEIGLMTPQLVDEMLEGRIKAILNMGEDLTHVHPNSNKVNRALDNVEFIMVQELFMTEIANRADIVIGVKSAYEKTGVYVNAMRRLHLSQPLVKSDLPDDWEVIKLLDNKMGGNYTYEDSKQIWDEVREVAYRRFSGASYNRLERHRVRGLQWPVHTEDTPILHQLDFRTEDGYGEFHYHPYQLRGMVQEIQEKRLTGYHLTTGRTLAQYNNASQTSRCEKLNKRYDETILLVHEDDAADFTSEKVILKTEFGQSAPLTVKFTDKVQPKTLFCTFHHAKSKINNLFGDRCDELILTAAFKSIKVEIINV, encoded by the coding sequence ATGGAACACGTTGAAGTCATAGATAGCGTTTGTACCTATTGCGGTGTGGGGTGTGACATCGCTGCGAATGTCAAAGACAATAAAATTCAAAGCATTTTCGCACATCCTGAAGGGGTGGTTTCAGAAGGCAATTTGTGTGTTAAAGGCAAATACGGCTTTGAGTTTGTCGATGCTCCCGATCGTCTCAGAATTCCACGTATTCGCAAACGTTTTTTGGCGCAAAACCCCACCATTTACGAAGCGATCGCTTTACATGTAAAAGAGTTGGATGAGACATGGGTTGAAACTACTTTGAATGCAGCAACCACGGCGGCAGCGATGAAACTTCAAGAGATTCAAGCAAAGTATGGACGAACCAGTGTCTGCTCCATCGGAGGGGCGCGAACTTCGTGTGAAAGTTCGTACCTGCTTCAAAAATTCACCCGTCATACGCTAAACTCTCCGCATGTCGATAACTGTGCACGCATTTGCCACTCTCCAAGCCTTAAAGGCATGCGCACGACCATCGGTGAAGGTGCTGCGACCAATCCTTACAATGACATCTACAACGCTGAATTTATGATCGTTTTTGGCTCTAACACCACCGAAGCACATCCGATTATTTCCAACCGCATTGTCGATGTAGCGGGCAAACACGATAACTTAGCCGTGTTTGATGTCAGGGAAATCACCTTGCATCGCTTCGCCAAATACAAAGGCATCATCCCGCATGAAGCGAATTTGCTGGTTTTAAATATGATGGCGTATGTCATCATCACCGAAGAGCTTTACAATGAGCATTTTCTCTCAGATCGCACCAAAGGCTTTGAATCGTTTAAAGCAAAAATTCTCAATGACCCTTATGCCAATCCAAAGTATTTTGAGCACATTGAAGGCTATGAAAACTTAAGTAAACTTATCCCAAAAGTCGCGCGTGAATACGCACTCAAACGGTCGATGATTTTCTGGGGATTAGGCATTACCGAACACATCGATGGTTCGTATGCGGTGATGGCGATCACGCATTTAGCCCTTATGACAGGAAACATCGGTAAGCAAGGTGCAGGACTGATGCCACTTCGTGGACAAAACAATGTCCAAGGGGCATGCGATATGGGCATGCTGCCTTACTACGACCCCGATTATCAAACACCCAAAGAGATAGGGTTGATGACGCCACAGCTGGTCGATGAGATGCTAGAAGGTCGCATTAAAGCAATCCTCAATATGGGAGAAGATCTCACGCATGTTCACCCCAACAGCAACAAAGTAAACCGTGCGCTTGATAACGTAGAATTCATCATGGTTCAAGAGCTTTTCATGACCGAAATCGCCAATCGAGCCGACATTGTCATCGGCGTGAAATCAGCCTATGAAAAAACGGGTGTCTATGTCAACGCGATGCGTCGCCTTCACCTCTCACAACCGCTTGTGAAGTCTGATTTGCCTGATGACTGGGAAGTGATCAAATTGCTCGATAACAAAATGGGCGGAAACTACACTTATGAAGATTCCAAACAGATTTGGGATGAAGTACGCGAAGTGGCTTACCGACGTTTTTCAGGGGCGAGTTACAATAGACTTGAACGTCACCGCGTTCGTGGACTTCAATGGCCTGTACACACCGAAGATACACCGATCTTGCATCAACTCGACTTCCGAACCGAAGATGGCTATGGCGAGTTTCATTACCACCCGTATCAGCTTCGTGGCATGGTGCAAGAGATACAGGAGAAAAGACTCACAGGCTATCATCTCACCACTGGAAGAACCTTAGCTCAGTATAACAATGCTTCGCAAACTAGCCGTTGTGAGAAGCTCAATAAACGTTATGATGAGACTATTCTTTTGGTACATGAAGATGACGCGGCAGATTTTACCAGTGAAAAAGTCATACTCAAAACCGAGTTTGGGCAAAGCGCTCCACTCACCGTCAAGTTTACCGATAAAGTGCAACCTAAAACACTTTTCTGTACCTTTCATCACGCCAAGTCAAAAATCAATAATCTTTTTGGTGATAGATGTGATGAACTCATCTTAACAGCAGCATTTAAGTCGATAAAAGTGGAAATTATAAACGTTTGA
- a CDS encoding tyrosine-type recombinase/integrase, with protein MSRIKTKYQGVFYREAITNGKPDKTYYIVFKDTHNKTVETKVGKESEGVRANYCNQKRNEIVTKQRLGEDLPTIAIKKKRNIITLDLAAEKFFKEREMQNKDNAHTQSKYNNWIMPVLGKMDIDLIGLEEVRGLQESLVKKEYAAATINFTINLLNAIINYAIENKLSTTIQNPTKKLKQLKVDNARDRYLTKEECQSLLEAVDDEPVLRLFVRLSLSTGGRLETILSICKKDIDFTNKIITLKDHKNASSYRGFINDDLTSYVNEYCKDLKPNDKLITMPVRTLRRQLSNIFADLFNADLDKNDRKNRVVIHTLRHTFASLLAIQGTPIFTIQKLMNHQDIKTTLRYAKLSPESGKEFVLKLLA; from the coding sequence ATGAGCCGCATCAAAACTAAATATCAAGGTGTTTTTTATCGTGAAGCTATCACGAATGGTAAGCCTGATAAGACATATTATATCGTTTTTAAAGACACTCATAATAAAACAGTTGAAACGAAGGTTGGTAAAGAAAGCGAAGGTGTACGTGCAAATTACTGCAATCAAAAGCGTAATGAGATTGTTACAAAGCAACGCTTAGGTGAAGATCTTCCGACAATAGCTATCAAAAAGAAAAGGAATATTATCACGTTAGATCTTGCGGCTGAAAAGTTTTTCAAAGAACGTGAGATGCAAAATAAAGATAATGCTCATACTCAATCAAAATACAATAATTGGATCATGCCAGTACTTGGGAAGATGGATATTGATTTGATCGGTCTTGAGGAAGTCAGAGGATTGCAAGAGAGCCTGGTGAAAAAAGAGTACGCAGCAGCCACGATTAACTTCACAATTAACCTATTAAATGCAATCATCAATTATGCGATTGAAAATAAACTATCGACAACTATTCAAAATCCCACAAAAAAGCTCAAGCAATTGAAAGTCGATAATGCTCGAGATCGATATTTGACAAAAGAAGAGTGCCAGAGCCTTTTAGAGGCCGTTGATGATGAACCCGTACTAAGATTATTCGTGCGATTGAGTTTGAGCACTGGAGGGCGATTAGAGACGATCTTAAGTATATGCAAAAAAGATATTGACTTCACCAATAAAATAATTACGCTAAAGGATCATAAAAACGCCTCTTCGTATCGTGGATTTATCAATGATGATCTCACAAGTTATGTAAATGAATACTGTAAGGATCTAAAACCAAACGATAAGTTGATCACAATGCCGGTACGTACACTCAGAAGACAATTATCAAATATTTTCGCAGATCTCTTTAACGCAGATTTAGACAAAAACGATAGAAAAAATCGAGTTGTCATTCATACCTTGAGACATACATTTGCAAGCTTGCTAGCAATTCAAGGAACACCAATATTTACGATTCAAAAGCTGATGAATCATCAGGACATAAAGACTACTCTACGCTATGCAAAATTGAGCCCAGAGAGTGGAAAAGAATTTGTCTTAAAATTACTTGCATAA
- a CDS encoding ATP-binding protein, producing MIDNSISADAQRIEILIKTDREPFTLFLADDGNGMAEETLKACMHFPSNSPDEIRQKSDLGRFGLGMKTASFSQTRKFTVISRLKGTEKFSGRTWDLNVLKEDNKWRIVVNSEKEIENILYNYKVQSNEHYNTFDDYIPNVIVVWYGLYKFEEYLEEENRRKALNREITEVTTDHLSLVFHRFMEKKRKRLQIRVNNTLIKPFNPFPIDENDFRAVEFKQKKFGSDAIKLEGFVLPSRSIEETKESNQSIWATKHRSLQDMEGIYIYRANRIILFGGWNGLIKKASRLQLARLRVEIGNSVDHLLHLNVAKSQVIVPHELKDAFENYINDLTQEAIKEFYNRTTKTYPKQTEKSISPFIRRPSNKGILLEINDKFPIFKILNDELTISGKAQLKAFVKIINTQINQIRQTHEDRVFLSLENENNFSEEELLETIKSLKAHGIKSSIIKKEILPTLGYQINSYPDHILKALND from the coding sequence TTGATTGATAACTCTATATCTGCGGATGCGCAAAGAATAGAAATATTAATTAAAACTGATCGAGAGCCATTTACCTTATTTCTGGCAGATGACGGAAATGGGATGGCTGAAGAAACCTTAAAAGCTTGTATGCACTTTCCCAGTAATTCACCGGATGAAATTCGCCAGAAATCTGATCTAGGACGTTTTGGCTTAGGTATGAAAACAGCTTCTTTCTCACAAACAAGAAAATTTACAGTTATTTCTAGGCTGAAAGGTACGGAGAAGTTTTCTGGAAGAACATGGGATCTGAATGTATTGAAGGAAGACAATAAATGGCGGATTGTGGTTAATTCAGAAAAAGAGATAGAAAATATTCTTTATAATTATAAAGTTCAAAGTAATGAACATTATAATACCTTTGACGACTATATTCCAAACGTAATAGTCGTCTGGTATGGTTTATATAAATTTGAAGAGTATTTGGAAGAAGAAAACAGACGTAAAGCTCTAAACCGGGAGATAACGGAAGTAACTACAGACCACTTGTCACTTGTTTTTCATCGCTTTATGGAAAAGAAAAGAAAAAGACTTCAAATTCGTGTAAATAATACTCTTATTAAGCCATTTAATCCGTTTCCGATCGATGAAAATGATTTTAGAGCAGTCGAATTCAAACAAAAGAAATTTGGTTCTGATGCGATTAAACTGGAAGGTTTTGTATTACCTTCTAGAAGTATTGAAGAGACAAAAGAGAGCAATCAATCTATATGGGCTACAAAACATAGAAGTTTGCAAGATATGGAAGGAATCTATATCTATAGGGCTAATCGGATTATTCTATTTGGTGGATGGAATGGTTTAATAAAGAAAGCTTCAAGACTGCAACTAGCTAGACTAAGAGTAGAAATTGGAAACAGTGTCGATCATTTACTTCATTTGAATGTTGCGAAATCACAAGTCATTGTACCTCATGAGTTAAAAGATGCATTTGAAAATTATATAAATGATTTAACACAAGAAGCCATCAAAGAGTTCTATAATCGTACAACAAAAACATATCCAAAACAAACAGAGAAATCAATAAGTCCATTTATAAGAAGACCATCTAACAAAGGTATACTTCTTGAGATAAATGATAAATTTCCTATATTTAAAATATTAAATGATGAGCTCACGATATCTGGCAAAGCACAATTAAAAGCATTTGTCAAAATAATTAATACGCAAATTAATCAGATAAGACAGACTCATGAAGATAGAGTTTTTTTAAGCCTAGAAAATGAAAACAACTTTTCAGAAGAAGAGTTACTGGAAACCATAAAAAGCTTAAAAGCTCATGGTATTAAATCATCAATAATTAAAAAAGAAATTTTACCAACTTTAGGCTATCAAATTAATTCTTACCCTGATCATATATTAAAGGCATTAAATGACTAA